A single window of Dendropsophus ebraccatus isolate aDenEbr1 chromosome 5, aDenEbr1.pat, whole genome shotgun sequence DNA harbors:
- the TSC22D1 gene encoding TSC22 domain family protein 1 isoform X4: protein MDLVKSHLMYAVREEVEVLKEQIKELIEKNSQLEQENSLLKTLASPEQLAQFQAQLQSGSPPSSSSSSSSSQPAASTSAPAQPASQSSGPSA from the exons ATG GACCTGGTGAAGAGTCACCTGATGTATGCCGTCAGAGAGGAAGTAGAAGTCCTCAAAGAGCAAATCaaggagctgatagagaagaaCTCGCAACTGGAGCAGGAGAACAGCTTGTTAAAGACCCTGGCAAGCCCTGAACAGCTTGCCCAGTTCCAGGCTCAGCTTCAGAGTGGTtctccaccctcctcctcctcatcttcatCATCCTCACAGCCTGCAGCAAGCACCTCTGCACCGGCACAGCCAGCCTCACAAAGCTCGGGCCCATCTGCATAG
- the TSC22D1 gene encoding TSC22 domain family protein 1 isoform X2, which produces MDLGLYQLRHFSISLLSSVLGADSSSVTLDSSASGASVVAIDNKIEQAMDLVKSHLMYAVREEVEVLKEQIKELIEKNSQLEQENSLLKTLASPEQLAQFQAQLQSGSPPSSSSSSSSSQPAASTSAPAQPASQSSGPSA; this is translated from the exons ATGGATCTAGGGCTCTACCAGCTGCGCCACTTCTCCATCTCCTTGCTGTCGTCCGTGCTGGGCGCAGACAGCTCCTCGGTGACACTAGACAGCAG CGCCTCCGGGGCCAGCGTGGTAGCGATCGACAACAAGATTGAGCAAGCCATG GACCTGGTGAAGAGTCACCTGATGTATGCCGTCAGAGAGGAAGTAGAAGTCCTCAAAGAGCAAATCaaggagctgatagagaagaaCTCGCAACTGGAGCAGGAGAACAGCTTGTTAAAGACCCTGGCAAGCCCTGAACAGCTTGCCCAGTTCCAGGCTCAGCTTCAGAGTGGTtctccaccctcctcctcctcatcttcatCATCCTCACAGCCTGCAGCAAGCACCTCTGCACCGGCACAGCCAGCCTCACAAAGCTCGGGCCCATCTGCATAG